Proteins encoded in a region of the Coffea eugenioides isolate CCC68of chromosome 4, Ceug_1.0, whole genome shotgun sequence genome:
- the LOC113767883 gene encoding UTP--glucose-1-phosphate uridylyltransferase 2-like, translating to MAFFLPLLEIAQVLDEHVNEFKSIEKFKIFNSNNLWVNLKAIERLVQESALKMEIIPNPKVYQYGISHSVSSLPTTKGRQLLKSYQVYSQYC from the exons ATGGCATTTTTCTTACCT CTCCTAGAAATAGCTCAAGTTCTTGATGAACAT GTGAATGAATTCAAGTCGATAGAgaagttcaaaattttcaattccaACAACTT ATGGGTGAACTTGAAAGCAATCGAAAGACTTGTACAAGAAAGTGCATTGAAGATGGAGATTATTCCAAATCCAAAG GTTTATCAATATGGCATTTCACATTCAGTCTCCTCTCTACCAACAACCAAAG gTAGGCAACTTCTTAAGTCGTATCAAGTCTATTCCCAGTATTGTTGA